Proteins encoded together in one Coffea arabica cultivar ET-39 chromosome 2c, Coffea Arabica ET-39 HiFi, whole genome shotgun sequence window:
- the LOC140035577 gene encoding uncharacterized protein, with amino-acid sequence MQWTSREVAPFDPEIERTLRRQRSHTPQQEKQEIWQPIEEILIELPFEEEMTENEANRRALRDFALPGTQGSQTSIARPTNNPYSNTCNPGWKNHPNFGWKGQGNQPRPTNPPGFQLRQPQAETKLGWEIAVEKLAKVTSDRFERVEGRLDQLTTMYRNVEVQIGQIASSLNNRNQGELPSKMEVNPKEHVKAITLRSGKQLEDPPVVEVEKGESEKQEEKQRSQEAIVEENSREKPRESQPSSSATIPMPLVIPSYANFLKEIMTQKKKLEDCETIALTEECSAIIQNKLPPKLKDPGSFSIPCTIGMQEEDCEEIQELAKYLDFQALYKKVYKVVKISKEAIGWTISDIKGGKRLLELSELEEHRLYAYENAKVYKEKIKYWHDKHIIPKQFQVL; translated from the exons atgcaaTGGACATCTCGAGAAGTagcacctttcgatccagaaattGAGAGGACATTACGTAGACAAAGGAGTCATACACCACAACAAGAGAAACAAGAGATTTGGCAACCGATAGAGGAAATCTTAATAGAGTTACCATTTGAAGAAGAGATGAccgaaaatgaagcaaataggCGAGCTCTACGAGATTTTGCTCTACCGGGAACACAAGGGTCTCAAACAAGCATAGCAAGGCCTACG AATAATCCCTACTCGAACACTTGTAATCCGGGGtggaaaaatcatccaaattttggATGGAAAGGCCAAGGCAATCAACCAAGGCCAACCAATCCACCAGGATTCCAACTGAGGCAACCACAAGCTGAAACCAAACTTGGTTGGGAGATTGCGGTGGAAAAACTAGCAAAGGTGACTTCGGATAGATTTGAGCGAGTAGAAGGAAGACTGGACCAACTTACTACGATGTATAGGAATGTAGAGGTTCAAATTGGCCAAATTGCAAGTTCCTTGAACAATAGAAATCAAGGAGAACTACCTAGCAAAATGGAGGTTAATCCCAAGGAGCATGTTAAGGCCATTACTCTTCGTAGTGGTAAACAATTAGAAGATCCTCCAGTGGTGGAAGTTGAGAAAGGTGAGagtgaaaaacaagaagaaaaacagaggaGCCAAGAGGCGATAGTGGAGGAAAATAGCCGGGAGAAACCAAGAGAAAGTCAACCATCATCTTCCGCTACCATTCCGATGCCCCTTGTG attccCTCATATGCAAATTTTCTAAAGGAAATCATGACTCAGAAGAAAAAACTGGAGGACTGCGAAACAATAGCATTAACAGAAGAGTGTAGTGCAATCATACAAAATAAGCTACCACCAAAATTGAAGGATCCAGGAAGTTTTTCTATACCTTGCACCATAG GTATGCAAGAAGAAGATTGTGAAGAGATTCAAGAATTGGCCAAGTATTTGGATTTTCAAGCACTTtataaaaaag TGTACAAAGTTGTTAAGATTTCTAAGGAGGCAATTGGATGGACAATTTCAGATATTAAAG GTGGAAAGAGGCTACTTGAGTTAAGTGAATTGGAGGAACACAGGCTATATGCTTATGAAAATGCCAAAGTTTATAAAGAGAAAATCAAATATTGGCATGATAAGCATATTATCCCTAAACAATTTCAG GTTTtgtga
- the LOC113727050 gene encoding furcatin hydrolase isoform X2 has product MAMQVTFLVALLLLPIHLLNARTVITSFNRSSFPDDFVFGASSAAYQYEGAAFEGGKGPSIWDTFTHKYPGKILNGSNGDVAEDFYHRYKDDVKLMKFIGLDAFRFSISWPRILPRGKLSGGVNKEGVAFYNNLINELISNGIKPFVTIFHWDVPQALEDEYHSFLSPLIVFIHPLIYGDYPASMHKLVKNRLPKFTPEQSKIIKGSFDFLGLNYYTEKYAINIASQNNINVSSSTDPLVNLTSERNGKFLGDPTGDSFFCAYPKGLRDLLEYTKKKYNNPTIYITENGIGDANNSTRIKSIKDFQRVDFYHRHLLAVQEAMKLGVNVKGFFAWSFLDDFEWSFGYTLRFGICYVDYEDGLKRYPKSSALWFKKFLRK; this is encoded by the exons ATGGCAATGCAAGTCACTTTTCTGGTTGCCCTTCTTCTACTCCCCATTCATCTCCTAAATGCAAGAACTGTCATAACTTCATTCAATCGAAGCAGCTTTCCTGATGATTTTGTATTTGGAGCTTCCTCAGCTGCCTATCAA TACGAAGGTGCAGCATTTGAAGGTGGGAAAGGTCCAAGTATCTGGGATACATTTACTCATAAATATCCAG GGAAAATCTTGAATGGAAGTAATGGTGATGTAGCTGAAGACTTTTATCATCGATACAAG GATGATGTCAAATTGATGAAGTTTATTGGACTGGATGCTTTCAGATTTTCCATCTCCTGGCCCAGAATATTGCCTC GTGGGAAGCTAAGCGGAGGTGTTAACAAGGAAGGCGTAGCTTTCTACAACAATCTCATCAATGAGCTCATATCAAATG GTATAAAGCCCTTCGTGACAATCTTCCATTGGGACGTTCCCCAAGCACTTGAAGACGAGTACCACAGCTTTTTAAGCCCTCTCATTGT GTTTATACATCCATTGATATATGGAGATTATCCTGCAAGCATGCATAAACTTGTTAAGAATCGTTTGCCCAAATTTACCCCGGAGCAATCTAAGATAATCAAGGGTTCTTTCGACTTTCTTGGACTGAATTATTATACAGAAAAATATGCAATTAATATTGCCTCTCAGAATAATATCAACGTTAGCAGCTCTACAGATCCTCTAGTCAACCTCACTT CGGAAAGGAATGGAAAGTTCCTAGGTGATCCG ACTGGAGACAGTTTCTTCTGTGCCTATCCAAAGGGACTTCGAGATCTTCTTGAATACACCAAGAAAAAGTACAATAATCCAACAATTTATATCACGGAGAATG GGATTGGCGATGCAAATAATAGCACACGAATAAAAAGTATCAAGGATTTCCAACGAGTTGATTTCTACCATCGCCATCTTTTGGCTGTTCAAGAAGCCATGAA ATTGGGAGTGAATGTAAAGGGTTTCTTTGCTTGGTCATTTCTTGACGATTTCGAATGGAGCTTCGGTTATACCTTGAGGTTCGGTATATGCTATGTGGATTACGAAGATGGACTGAAAAGATATCCCAAAAGCTCTGCCCTCTGGTTCAAGAAATTTCTTCGCAAGTAA
- the LOC113727050 gene encoding beta-glucosidase 12 isoform X1 → MAMQVTFLVALLLLPIHLLNARTVITSFNRSSFPDDFVFGASSAAYQYEGAAFEGGKGPSIWDTFTHKYPGKILNGSNGDVAEDFYHRYKDDVKLMKFIGLDAFRFSISWPRILPRGKLSGGVNKEGVAFYNNLINELISNGIKPFVTIFHWDVPQALEDEYHSFLSPLIVDDYLDFVELCFKEFGDRVKHWITMNEPYIFSNGGYDGGTLAPGRCSAWLNNDCPAGNSATEPYIVGHHMLLCHAAAVKLYREKYQASQKGEIGITLVSHWIVPYSSSKLDILATQRALDFMYGWFIHPLIYGDYPASMHKLVKNRLPKFTPEQSKIIKGSFDFLGLNYYTEKYAINIASQNNINVSSSTDPLVNLTSERNGKFLGDPTGDSFFCAYPKGLRDLLEYTKKKYNNPTIYITENGIGDANNSTRIKSIKDFQRVDFYHRHLLAVQEAMKLGVNVKGFFAWSFLDDFEWSFGYTLRFGICYVDYEDGLKRYPKSSALWFKKFLRK, encoded by the exons ATGGCAATGCAAGTCACTTTTCTGGTTGCCCTTCTTCTACTCCCCATTCATCTCCTAAATGCAAGAACTGTCATAACTTCATTCAATCGAAGCAGCTTTCCTGATGATTTTGTATTTGGAGCTTCCTCAGCTGCCTATCAA TACGAAGGTGCAGCATTTGAAGGTGGGAAAGGTCCAAGTATCTGGGATACATTTACTCATAAATATCCAG GGAAAATCTTGAATGGAAGTAATGGTGATGTAGCTGAAGACTTTTATCATCGATACAAG GATGATGTCAAATTGATGAAGTTTATTGGACTGGATGCTTTCAGATTTTCCATCTCCTGGCCCAGAATATTGCCTC GTGGGAAGCTAAGCGGAGGTGTTAACAAGGAAGGCGTAGCTTTCTACAACAATCTCATCAATGAGCTCATATCAAATG GTATAAAGCCCTTCGTGACAATCTTCCATTGGGACGTTCCCCAAGCACTTGAAGACGAGTACCACAGCTTTTTAAGCCCTCTCATTGT GGATGACTACTTAGATTTTGTAGAGCTGTGTTTCAAGGAATTTGGTGATCGAGTGAAGCATTGGATTACCATGAACGAGCCATACATTTTTAGTAATGGAGGTTATGATGGGGGAACTCTGGCTCCCGGTCGCTGCTCTGCTTGGCTAAACAACGATTGCCCAGCAGGAAATTCAGCAACTGAGCCTTATATAGTCGGACACCATATGCTTCTTTGTCATGCAGCAGCTGTAAAATTATACAGAGAAAAATACCAG GCAAGTCAAAAAGGAGAGATAGGGATTACATTGGTGTCGCACTGGATAGTACCGTACTCTAGTAGCAAGCTTGACATTCTTGCAACACAAAGAGCTCTTGATTTTATGTATGGATG GTTTATACATCCATTGATATATGGAGATTATCCTGCAAGCATGCATAAACTTGTTAAGAATCGTTTGCCCAAATTTACCCCGGAGCAATCTAAGATAATCAAGGGTTCTTTCGACTTTCTTGGACTGAATTATTATACAGAAAAATATGCAATTAATATTGCCTCTCAGAATAATATCAACGTTAGCAGCTCTACAGATCCTCTAGTCAACCTCACTT CGGAAAGGAATGGAAAGTTCCTAGGTGATCCG ACTGGAGACAGTTTCTTCTGTGCCTATCCAAAGGGACTTCGAGATCTTCTTGAATACACCAAGAAAAAGTACAATAATCCAACAATTTATATCACGGAGAATG GGATTGGCGATGCAAATAATAGCACACGAATAAAAAGTATCAAGGATTTCCAACGAGTTGATTTCTACCATCGCCATCTTTTGGCTGTTCAAGAAGCCATGAA ATTGGGAGTGAATGTAAAGGGTTTCTTTGCTTGGTCATTTCTTGACGATTTCGAATGGAGCTTCGGTTATACCTTGAGGTTCGGTATATGCTATGTGGATTACGAAGATGGACTGAAAAGATATCCCAAAAGCTCTGCCCTCTGGTTCAAGAAATTTCTTCGCAAGTAA